A genomic region of Nymphalis io chromosome 3, ilAglIoxx1.1, whole genome shotgun sequence contains the following coding sequences:
- the LOC126781446 gene encoding transcription factor MafA-like — protein sequence MVEHTLVDCSQAGAMQTLTPQPHRDADEDQLADEYVQNFELDHLEDHHLVKREPLRAGWHELVETLPACARACRQWPDAGPYPQPHVAIAVDPSTPPETPPAPVGRSPCRAPPVDDVLWLPHMREPLDMRTVPCGSFEEWDRREWREQDHHLQQVGLRPSSSCSAVSPRTGQHQSYQPSSCGDDLISDDLLMTLSVRELNKRLHGFPREDVTRLKQKRRTLKNRGYAQNCRSKRLQQRQELELANRSLQDEIHLLQLQVARVSHERDVLKQRLALVGREHAVPQHAGHAPPTPHSSPEFFSEL from the coding sequence ATGGTAGAACATACACTCGTCGACTGTTCTCAGGCGGGTGCCATGCAAACTCTAACGCCTCAGCCACACCGTGATGCTGATGAGGATCAGCTCGCTGACGAATATGTCCAAAATTTTGAACTAGATCATCTCGAAGATCATCATCTTGTAAAGCGTGAACCTCTACGCGCGGGCTGGCATGAACTTGTTGAAACATTACCTGCTTGCGCTCGCGCTTGCCGTCAGTGGCCTGATGCAGGCCCATATCCACAGCCACATGTAGCAATTGCCGTTGATCCTAGTACACCTCCGGAAACTCCACCAGCACCCGTCGGTCGCAGTCCATGTCGTGCTCCCCCTGTGGATGACGTGTTGTGGTTACCTCATATGCGCGAACCTCTCGATATGCGTACAGTTCCTTGCGGTAGTTTTGAAGAGTGGGATCGTCGTGAATGGAGGGAACAGGATCATCATTTACAGCAAGTTGGTTTACGCCCGTCAAGTTCATGCTCTGCAGTATCGCCACGTACAGGTCAACATCAATCTTACCAGCCATCATCGTGTGGGGATGATCTCATAAGTGATGATTTATTGATGACATTGAGTGTACGCGAACTAAATAAAAGATTGCATGGATTTCCACGAGAAGACGTTACACGATTGAAACAAAAACGTCGTACACTTAAAAATCGTGGATATGCACAAAATTGTCGAAGCAAAAGGCTTCAGCAAAGACAGGAATTAGAATTGGCAAACAGGTCCCTGCAGGATGAAATCCATCTTCTACAGCTGCAGGTTGCTCGTGTGTCACACGAGCGGGACGTGCTGAAGCAGCGTCTGGCGCTGGTGGGCCGTGAACATGCGGTGCCACAGCACGCAGGCCATGCACCTCCCACTCCACATTCCTCCCCAGAGTTCTTTTCGGAGCTGTGA